Proteins co-encoded in one Epinephelus moara isolate mb chromosome 11, YSFRI_EMoa_1.0, whole genome shotgun sequence genomic window:
- the chchd7 gene encoding coiled-coil-helix-coiled-coil-helix domain-containing protein 7 isoform X2, with protein sequence MDKNARKVRSQDVNPCIDESDASQKCLDASNYDKSMCSAYFQRYKNCRKYWNGKKACWGWTPTPVHPTAGTCHSEPCQSKQCNPSPPATAKILADRQVFNNIKRVSITTIRHILVKHNMTIKQLYRVPFERNGVRVKELRHEYVQRILDMDGAAQPHECFYFDEAGFNLSKNRRRGRNIIGQRAIVHAPGQHGGNITLCAAISLRGLLQHHAKLGPYNAQHIITFLDALHDAVVQDRPEQPRFVVVWDNVSFHRAALVQNWFTNHDQFEVVYLPPYSPFLNPIEEFFSAWRWHVYDRQPHARMPLLQAMEQACGDIEVRSIQGWIRHTRGYFPRCLAREDIACDVDEILWPDPNRRQDP encoded by the exons ATGGATAAAAATGCACGAAAAGTTCGGAGTCAGGACGTGAACCCATGCATCGAT GAGAGTGATGCCTCCCAGAAGTGTTTGGATGCCTCCAACTATGATAAGAGCATGTGTTCAGCCTATTTCCAGAGATACAAAAACTGCAGGAAATACTGG AATGGCAAGAAGGCCTGCTGGGGATGGACGCCAACGCCTGTTCACCCAACAGCAGGAACTTGCCATAGTGAACCTTGTCAGAGCAAACAATGCAATCCGTCTCCACCAGCTACAGCAAAAATACTTGCAGATAGGCAAGTATTCAACAACATAAAACGAGTAAGCATTACCACTATCAGACACATCTTGGTAAAGCACAACATGACCATAAAGCAATTGTACAGGGTCCCATTTGAGAGGAACGGTGTCAGGGTCAAGGAACTTCGACATGAATATGTACAG AGAATCTTGGACATGGATGGAGCTGCCCAGCCTCAtgaatgtttttactttgacgaGGCTGGATTCAACCTTAGCAAAAACAGGCGACGGGGACGTAATATAATTGGCCAAAGGGCAATTGTGCACGCCCCGGGGCAGCACGGGGGAAATATCACATTGTGTGCCGCCATAAGTCTTCGAGGGCTACTGCAGCATCATGCCAAACTGGGTCCCTATAATGCACAACACATAATCACATTTCTAGATGCACTTCATGATGCAGTTGTACAGGATAGACCAGAGCAGCCCAGGTTTGTTGTTGTCTGGGATAATGTTAGTTTCCATCGGGCTGCTCTTGTCCAGAACTGGTTCACCAACCATGATCAATTTGAAGTTGTGTACTTGCCCCCTTACTCGCCATTTCTAAATCCTATAGAGGAATTCTTTTCCGCTTGGAGATGGCACGTATATGACCGCCAACCACATGCCCGTATGCCTCTTCTGCAGGCAATGGAACAGGCCTGCGGAGACATTGAGGTAAGGTCAATCCAGGGATGGATTCGGCACACAAGGGGATATTTTCCCCGATGCTTAGCGAGAGAAGACATTGCTTGTGATGTTGATGAGATCCTGTGGCCAGACCCCAACAGACGGCAGGATCCATAA
- the chchd7 gene encoding coiled-coil-helix-coiled-coil-helix domain-containing protein 7 isoform X7, with translation MDKNARKVRSQDVNPCIDESDASQKCLDASNYDKSMCSAYFQRYKNCRKYWNGKKACWGWTPTPVHPTAGTCHSEPCQSKQCNPSPPATAKILADRQVFNNIKRHNIMLQRRRDGVRPDMPTAAERQEMLTAIGGKPY, from the exons ATGGATAAAAATGCACGAAAAGTTCGGAGTCAGGACGTGAACCCATGCATCGAT GAGAGTGATGCCTCCCAGAAGTGTTTGGATGCCTCCAACTATGATAAGAGCATGTGTTCAGCCTATTTCCAGAGATACAAAAACTGCAGGAAATACTGG AATGGCAAGAAGGCCTGCTGGGGATGGACGCCAACGCCTGTTCACCCAACAGCAGGAACTTGCCATAGTGAACCTTGTCAGAGCAAACAATGCAATCCGTCTCCACCAGCTACAGCAAAAATACTTGCAGATAGGCAAGTATTCAACAACATAAAACGA CACAACATAATgctgcagagaagaagagacggTGTGAGACCTGACATGCCCACTGCTGCAGAGAGGCAGGAGATGCTCACTGCTATCGGAGGCAAACCTTACTGA
- the chchd7 gene encoding coiled-coil-helix-coiled-coil-helix domain-containing protein 7 isoform X5: MDKNARKVRSQDVNPCIDESDASQKCLDASNYDKSMCSAYFQRYKNCRKYWNGKKACWGWTPTPVHPTAGTCHSEPCQSKQCNPSPPATAKILADRQVFNNIKRRILDMDGAAQPHECFYFDEAGFNLSKNRRRGRNIIGQRAIVHAPGQHGGNITLCAAISLRGLLQHHAKLGPYNAQHIITFLDALHDAVVQDRPEQPRFVVVWDNVSFHRAALVQNWFTNHDQFEVVYLPPYSPFLNPIEEFFSAWRWHVYDRQPHARMPLLQAMEQACGDIEVRSIQGWIRHTRGYFPRCLAREDIACDVDEILWPDPNRRQDP; this comes from the exons ATGGATAAAAATGCACGAAAAGTTCGGAGTCAGGACGTGAACCCATGCATCGAT GAGAGTGATGCCTCCCAGAAGTGTTTGGATGCCTCCAACTATGATAAGAGCATGTGTTCAGCCTATTTCCAGAGATACAAAAACTGCAGGAAATACTGG AATGGCAAGAAGGCCTGCTGGGGATGGACGCCAACGCCTGTTCACCCAACAGCAGGAACTTGCCATAGTGAACCTTGTCAGAGCAAACAATGCAATCCGTCTCCACCAGCTACAGCAAAAATACTTGCAGATAGGCAAGTATTCAACAACATAAAACGA AGAATCTTGGACATGGATGGAGCTGCCCAGCCTCAtgaatgtttttactttgacgaGGCTGGATTCAACCTTAGCAAAAACAGGCGACGGGGACGTAATATAATTGGCCAAAGGGCAATTGTGCACGCCCCGGGGCAGCACGGGGGAAATATCACATTGTGTGCCGCCATAAGTCTTCGAGGGCTACTGCAGCATCATGCCAAACTGGGTCCCTATAATGCACAACACATAATCACATTTCTAGATGCACTTCATGATGCAGTTGTACAGGATAGACCAGAGCAGCCCAGGTTTGTTGTTGTCTGGGATAATGTTAGTTTCCATCGGGCTGCTCTTGTCCAGAACTGGTTCACCAACCATGATCAATTTGAAGTTGTGTACTTGCCCCCTTACTCGCCATTTCTAAATCCTATAGAGGAATTCTTTTCCGCTTGGAGATGGCACGTATATGACCGCCAACCACATGCCCGTATGCCTCTTCTGCAGGCAATGGAACAGGCCTGCGGAGACATTGAGGTAAGGTCAATCCAGGGATGGATTCGGCACACAAGGGGATATTTTCCCCGATGCTTAGCGAGAGAAGACATTGCTTGTGATGTTGATGAGATCCTGTGGCCAGACCCCAACAGACGGCAGGATCCATAA
- the chchd7 gene encoding coiled-coil-helix-coiled-coil-helix domain-containing protein 7 isoform X3: MDKNARKVRSQDVNPCIDESDASQKCLDASNYDKSMCSAYFQRYKNCRKYWNGKKACWGWTPTPVHPTAGTCHSEPCQSKQCNPSPPATAKILADRVPFERNGVRVKELRHEYVQRILDMDGAAQPHECFYFDEAGFNLSKNRRRGRNIIGQRAIVHAPGQHGGNITLCAAISLRGLLQHHAKLGPYNAQHIITFLDALHDAVVQDRPEQPRFVVVWDNVSFHRAALVQNWFTNHDQFEVVYLPPYSPFLNPIEEFFSAWRWHVYDRQPHARMPLLQAMEQACGDIEVRSIQGWIRHTRGYFPRCLAREDIACDVDEILWPDPNRRQDP; encoded by the exons ATGGATAAAAATGCACGAAAAGTTCGGAGTCAGGACGTGAACCCATGCATCGAT GAGAGTGATGCCTCCCAGAAGTGTTTGGATGCCTCCAACTATGATAAGAGCATGTGTTCAGCCTATTTCCAGAGATACAAAAACTGCAGGAAATACTGG AATGGCAAGAAGGCCTGCTGGGGATGGACGCCAACGCCTGTTCACCCAACAGCAGGAACTTGCCATAGTGAACCTTGTCAGAGCAAACAATGCAATCCGTCTCCACCAGCTACAGCAAAAATACTTGCAGATAG GGTCCCATTTGAGAGGAACGGTGTCAGGGTCAAGGAACTTCGACATGAATATGTACAG AGAATCTTGGACATGGATGGAGCTGCCCAGCCTCAtgaatgtttttactttgacgaGGCTGGATTCAACCTTAGCAAAAACAGGCGACGGGGACGTAATATAATTGGCCAAAGGGCAATTGTGCACGCCCCGGGGCAGCACGGGGGAAATATCACATTGTGTGCCGCCATAAGTCTTCGAGGGCTACTGCAGCATCATGCCAAACTGGGTCCCTATAATGCACAACACATAATCACATTTCTAGATGCACTTCATGATGCAGTTGTACAGGATAGACCAGAGCAGCCCAGGTTTGTTGTTGTCTGGGATAATGTTAGTTTCCATCGGGCTGCTCTTGTCCAGAACTGGTTCACCAACCATGATCAATTTGAAGTTGTGTACTTGCCCCCTTACTCGCCATTTCTAAATCCTATAGAGGAATTCTTTTCCGCTTGGAGATGGCACGTATATGACCGCCAACCACATGCCCGTATGCCTCTTCTGCAGGCAATGGAACAGGCCTGCGGAGACATTGAGGTAAGGTCAATCCAGGGATGGATTCGGCACACAAGGGGATATTTTCCCCGATGCTTAGCGAGAGAAGACATTGCTTGTGATGTTGATGAGATCCTGTGGCCAGACCCCAACAGACGGCAGGATCCATAA
- the chchd7 gene encoding coiled-coil-helix-coiled-coil-helix domain-containing protein 7 isoform X8, with product MDKNARKVRSQDVNPCIDESDASQKCLDASNYDKSMCSAYFQRYKNCRKYWHNIMLQRRRDGVRPDMPTAAERQEMLTAIGGKPY from the exons ATGGATAAAAATGCACGAAAAGTTCGGAGTCAGGACGTGAACCCATGCATCGAT GAGAGTGATGCCTCCCAGAAGTGTTTGGATGCCTCCAACTATGATAAGAGCATGTGTTCAGCCTATTTCCAGAGATACAAAAACTGCAGGAAATACTGG CACAACATAATgctgcagagaagaagagacggTGTGAGACCTGACATGCCCACTGCTGCAGAGAGGCAGGAGATGCTCACTGCTATCGGAGGCAAACCTTACTGA
- the chchd7 gene encoding coiled-coil-helix-coiled-coil-helix domain-containing protein 7 isoform X4 translates to MCSAYFQRYKNCRKYWNGKKACWGWTPTPVHPTAGTCHSEPCQSKQCNPSPPATAKILADRQVFNNIKRVSITTIRHILVKHNMTIKQLYRVPFERNGVRVKELRHEYVQRILDMDGAAQPHECFYFDEAGFNLSKNRRRGRNIIGQRAIVHAPGQHGGNITLCAAISLRGLLQHHAKLGPYNAQHIITFLDALHDAVVQDRPEQPRFVVVWDNVSFHRAALVQNWFTNHDQFEVVYLPPYSPFLNPIEEFFSAWRWHVYDRQPHARMPLLQAMEQACGDIEVRSIQGWIRHTRGYFPRCLAREDIACDVDEILWPDPNRRQDP, encoded by the exons ATGTGTTCAGCCTATTTCCAGAGATACAAAAACTGCAGGAAATACTGG AATGGCAAGAAGGCCTGCTGGGGATGGACGCCAACGCCTGTTCACCCAACAGCAGGAACTTGCCATAGTGAACCTTGTCAGAGCAAACAATGCAATCCGTCTCCACCAGCTACAGCAAAAATACTTGCAGATAGGCAAGTATTCAACAACATAAAACGAGTAAGCATTACCACTATCAGACACATCTTGGTAAAGCACAACATGACCATAAAGCAATTGTACAGGGTCCCATTTGAGAGGAACGGTGTCAGGGTCAAGGAACTTCGACATGAATATGTACAG AGAATCTTGGACATGGATGGAGCTGCCCAGCCTCAtgaatgtttttactttgacgaGGCTGGATTCAACCTTAGCAAAAACAGGCGACGGGGACGTAATATAATTGGCCAAAGGGCAATTGTGCACGCCCCGGGGCAGCACGGGGGAAATATCACATTGTGTGCCGCCATAAGTCTTCGAGGGCTACTGCAGCATCATGCCAAACTGGGTCCCTATAATGCACAACACATAATCACATTTCTAGATGCACTTCATGATGCAGTTGTACAGGATAGACCAGAGCAGCCCAGGTTTGTTGTTGTCTGGGATAATGTTAGTTTCCATCGGGCTGCTCTTGTCCAGAACTGGTTCACCAACCATGATCAATTTGAAGTTGTGTACTTGCCCCCTTACTCGCCATTTCTAAATCCTATAGAGGAATTCTTTTCCGCTTGGAGATGGCACGTATATGACCGCCAACCACATGCCCGTATGCCTCTTCTGCAGGCAATGGAACAGGCCTGCGGAGACATTGAGGTAAGGTCAATCCAGGGATGGATTCGGCACACAAGGGGATATTTTCCCCGATGCTTAGCGAGAGAAGACATTGCTTGTGATGTTGATGAGATCCTGTGGCCAGACCCCAACAGACGGCAGGATCCATAA
- the chchd7 gene encoding coiled-coil-helix-coiled-coil-helix domain-containing protein 7 isoform X6, producing the protein MSAPRTRSDKVSDINLQEEFKAIREGMASMQAALELQLDKKVDTLRDTMMKLAHDNMESMKKQMEKITKEIRESLDVEVGVLSARMDAIELKIEKNKTSKKLRFDPDVSIIVSGLSSVNNEDATEKVRELLAAGLRCDPMPELVAVERLRPRGPGPGIIKVEFRTVEEKVAALRLKHLLRENRSFERVYIRSAKSHADRLIELNFRTLLRELPTVGKDFYITGRMMKRSPVDADAYSKNK; encoded by the coding sequence ATGTCGGCACCTCGGACAAGGTCTGATAAAGTTTCTGACATTAATCTACAAGAGGAGTTTAAAGCTATTCGTGAGGGGATGGCTTCAATGCAAGCTGCTCTTGAATTGCAGCTGGATAAAAAAGTGGACACGTTACGTGACACAATGATGAAGCTGGCGCACGACAACATGGAATCAATGAAAAAACAGATGGAGAAAATTACCAAGGAAATCAGGGAAAGTCTGGATGTGGAGGTGGGAGTCTTGAGTGCAAGAATGGATGCGATTGAACTGAAGATTGAGAAGAATAAAACGTCTaagaaactcagatttgatcctGACGTTTCCATTATTGTGTCGGGCCTGTCATCTGTTAACAACGAGGATGCGACGGAGAAAGTAAGAGAGCTGCTTGCCGCCGGCCTGCGGTGTGACCCGATGCCAGAGCTGGTTGCCGTGGAGCGTCTGAGGCCGCGCGGTCCGGGACCCGGTATCATCAAAGTGGAGTTTCGTACGGTGGAGGAGAAGGTGGCAGCCCTGCGGTTAAAACATCTACTGCGGGAGAACCGGAGCTTTGAAAGGGTCTACATAAGATCAGCAAAATCCCACGCGGATCGTCTCATTGAGCTGAATTTTCGCACCCTGCTTCGTGAACTACCGACAGTGGGGAAGGATTTCTACATTACCGGCAGAATGATGAAACGTTCACCGGTTGATGCTGATGCTTACTCCAAGAATAAGTGA
- the chchd7 gene encoding coiled-coil-helix-coiled-coil-helix domain-containing protein 7 isoform X1, translating to MDSQLYANEITRQLSDVHFYKKLPCDPTQSFKREVDCFLKQAKSSGYISESEYKYLLTDFPIKPVIYGLPKVHKLSDGFPKFRPIIASIGSLTEPLSNYVDHHIRPLVEKLPSYLKDTGDFISQLSTVTHSSGDLILATLDVVCLYTNIPHTSGLDALKYFFDARPENVPPTDFLIDMSKFVFTKNYFLHGTDFFLQTHGTAMGASFAPDYANLFMGWFENQYVYHNNPFSHHVLFWKRYIDDICLIWTGSHNNLHAFLKYLNSCIDSIVFNMECDSHKVSFLDTWVIFNGNNIYTTLFTKPTDRNSLLHYSSYHHPPLKKGLPYSQFLRVRRICTRDDDFQVEAHKLFDQFLKRGYPRNILEQALCRASEKSRNELTNDKAKKQKTFPCVFNTTCSSLGYDICTVVKKHWNVLSVDDVGKQIFNSLPLFSFSRAKNIRDTLVHADTHRKSPHQRRLYNATGFFPCRNCAACSNVKKVNTFSSFITKKEYKINKMITCNSTNVVYLLVCTKCGIQYIGKTRRQLRLRINEHKSSIRRADPKSAVARHFADGNHSLSDLIFCGIDMIIPKRRGGNVDQMLLQCECKYIYYLKTLQPSGLNEELEMSCFL from the coding sequence ATGGATAGTCAACTGTATGCTAATGAAATAACAAGGCAGCTGTCAGATGTTCATTTCTATAAAAAACTCCCATGTGATCCGACACAGTCCTTTAAAAGGGAAGTTGATTGTTTTCTAAAGCAAGCCAAGTCTTCTGGTTATATTAGTGAATCCGAGTATAAATACCTGCTCACTGATTTCCCCATCAAGCCAGTGATTTATGGGTTACCTAAAGTGCACAAACTTTCTGATGGCTTTCCTAAGTTTCGCCCCATCATAGCGAGCATTGGCTCTCTCACAGAACCTTTATCTAATTATGTTGACCATCATATTAGACCACTGGTTGAGAAGCTTCCTTCATACCTCAAAGATACTGGAGACTTCATCTCCCAACTCTCTACAGTAACACACAGTAGTGGAGACTTGATCTTGGCCACTCTAGATGTAGTATGTCTCTACACCAACATACCTCACACCTCTGGACTCGATGCTTTGAAGTATTTTTTTGATGCCAGGCCTGAAAATGTTCCTCCTACTGATTTTTTGATTGACATGTCCAAATTTGTCTTCACAAAAAATTATTTCCTTCATGGCACAGACTTTTTCCTCCAAACCCATGGTACAGCAATGGGTGCTAGTTTTGCCCCTGATTACGCCAACCTTTTCATGGGCTGGTTTGAAAATCAGTATGTATACCACAACAATCCTTTTTCACATCATGTACTGTTTTGGAAAAGATACATTGACGATATATGTCTAATTTGGACTGGCTCCCACAACAATCTCCATGCATTCCTAAAGTATCTCAACAGTTGCATTGATTCAATTGTATTTAATATGGAATGTGACAGTCACAAAGTCAGCTTTTTGGATACATGGGTAATCTTTAATGGTAACAACATCTACACCACTCTTTTTACTAAACCTACTGACAGAAATAGTTTGTTACACTACTCCAGCTACCACCACCCTCCCCTCAAAAAAGGCCTACCCTACAGCCAGTTCCTAAGGGTGAGACGCATCTGTACCAGAGATGATGATTTTCAGGTAGAAGCTCACAAACTCTTTGATCAGTTCTTAAAAAGAGGATACCCACGAAATATCTTGGAGCAGGCACTGTGTAGAGCCTCTGAGAAAAGCAGAAATGAGTTAACAAATGATaaagctaaaaaacaaaaaacatttccttGTGTATTCAATACCACCTGTTCATCACTTGGGTATGACATTTGTACCGTAGTGAAAAAACACTGGAATGTTCTGTCTGTTGATGATGTTGGAAAACAGATATTTAACTCTCTTCCCCTTTTCTCCTTTTCCAGAGCCAAGAACATTCGGGACACACTagtgcatgcagacacacatagAAAATCCCCCCACCAGAGACGTCTGTACAATGCCACAGGTTTTTTCCCATGCCGCAACTGTGCTGCTTGTTCTAATGTCAAAAAGGTTAACACATTTAGCAGTTTTATTACCAAAAAggaatacaaaataaacaaaatgataaCTTGCAACTCTACAAATGTTGTCTACCTTCTTGTATGCACCAAATGTGGCATCCAATATATTGGTAAAACTAGGAGACaactgagactaagaatcaatgaGCACAAAAGCTCCATTCGCCGCGCTGATCCTAAATCAGCTGTGGCCAGGCATTTTGCTGATGGAaatcactctctctctgatctGATATTTTGTGGCATTGACATGATAATTCCCAAACGTCGTGGTGGCAATGTGGACCAAATGCTTCTACAATGTGAATGCAAATACATTTACTATTTAAAAACCTTACAACCCAGTGGGTTAAATGAAGAATTAGAAATGTCTTGCTTTTTGtag